In Vanessa cardui chromosome 8, ilVanCard2.1, whole genome shotgun sequence, the following are encoded in one genomic region:
- the LOC124531905 gene encoding non-lysosomal glucosylceramidase has product MDKEIVGNETMDEPSKYGLKFALNHEFPLKSKQLVIPRPKQIFEMMPLTTRYLKYYLARKMQKRKPIMDYIHMISAQRMYGCPIGGIGGGTIGRGFKGEFCRFQLYPGIYEYVTVPECQFIVNIRNAKKETIFQSVLSTYNKPKKVLQSWEWKINGSDCEYTALYPRAWTTYDLSKYGIKLVCRQISPVIPHNYKDSSLPCAVFVFTAQNVCNEQRDVSVTFTWTEVLAEPKKKKATGKLDLERYSEENTCGVTLEQRIVDQPCTFTIAKRKQENETIHEGYCLWNSAKTSGYVWECLKKHGKLEPDPSQTPSPPKTDGKKEGKEKTKKVYKNDSIGLSSVISLEPGGCSSTEFCLVWDMPVIKYKKDCKVHKRYYTKYFGSDGIAGASIAAYALRNYKNWEQQLAEWQEPILNNSNVPDWLKSALMNELYFVADGGTIWFDVPDDFPETDPRHEFGVFGYLEGHEYRMYNTYDVHFYASFALAQLWPNLQVVLQYMFRDSIAVETTKLRQSLYDGKSCKFKIKDSIPHDLGDPEGIPFTQINAYNIHDVSEWRDLNLKFILQVMRDHRLLRAHSAPFGDERCRSLAFIDDVRDGTEDDLYARATGQADDAARPPPAPRAPPAAPARPAGVADILDLLYRSSEAADEGGEALEPRDAPAAVWDCRRYLADMYPACAALLRRAALWDDDGDGLIENGGFPDQTYDAWIMTGPSAYCGGLWVAALSVVQTMARLLGFEEDEREFSKWLEQARASYEKKLWNGSYYRFDTKPCNSEVVMADQLAGHWFLRASGWTDPIFPEANVKKALHTIYENNVLRFLNGRMGAVNGFVGGARGHIDTTAIQSEEVWTGVTYGLASLMIYEGMHEQAFVTAGGLQSTLVKMGLSFETPEALYENGNHRSIAYMRPLAIWAMYQAILTRPCPIPPVTNGQALHPKENNL; this is encoded by the exons atggATAAAGAAATTGTAGGTAATGAGACTATGGATGAACCTTCAAAGTATGGCCTGAAATTTGCATTAAATCATGAATTTCCTCTTAAAAGCAAACAACTTGTTATACCAAGACCGAAGCAAATTTTTGAAATGATGCCTTTAACAACAag gtaccttaaatattatttagctcGAAAAATGCAAAAACGCAAGCCAATAATGGATTACATTCATATGATATCTGCACAAAGAATGTATG gttGTCCAATTGGAGGCATTGGTGGTGGTACCATTGGCAGAGGATTTAAAGGGGAATTCTGCCGCTTCCAGCTTTACCCCGGCATTTATGAATATGTCACAGTACCAGAATgtcaatttattgtaaatattagaaATGCAAAGAAAGAAACCATATTTCAGTCAGTTTTATCTACCTACAA CAAACCAAAGAAAGTACTTCAATCGTGGGAATGGAAAATTAATGGCTCAGATTGTGAATATACAGCTTTATATCCGAGAGCTTGGACCACTTACGACCTCTCAAAATATGGTATTAAATTAGTTTGTCGTCAAATATCGCCAGTGATACCTCACAATTATAAG GATAGTAGTTTGCCGTGTGCTGTTTTTGTATTTACGGCACAAAATGTTTGCAATGAACAAAGAGATGTTAGTGTTACCTTCACTTGGACGGAAGTTCTGGCAGAgcctaaaaagaaaaaagcaaCAG gtaAATTAGACTTGGAAAGATATTCCGAGGAGAATACGTGCGGAGTGACTTTGGAACAGCGAATAGTCGACCAGCCCTGCACGTTCACGATTGCTAAAAGGAAACAAGAAAATGAAACAATCCATGAGGGTTACTGTCTTTGGAATTCTGCGAAAACGTCTGGCTACGTGTGGGAGTGCTTAAAGAAACACGGAAAACTAGAGCCGGATCCGAGTCAGACGCCGTCTCCTCCAAAAACTGACGGCAAGAAAGAGGGCAAGGAGAAAACGAAAAAGGTTTACAAAA ATGACTCCATAGGATTGTCAAGCGTTATATCTCTAGAGCCAGGGGGATGCAGTTCAACCGAATTTTGTCTCGTGTGGGATATGCctgttattaaatacaaaaaagattGTAAAGTACATAAAAG atattatacAAAGTATTTTGGCAGTGATGGTATAGCCGGTGCCAGTATCGCGGCCTATGCTCTTaggaattataaaaattggGAACAGCAACTCGCAGAATGGCAAGAGCCCATATTAAATAACAg CAATGTACCCGATTGGTTAAAAAGTGCCTTAATGAATGAGCTTTACTTCGTCGCAGACGGTGGAACAATTTGGTTTGACGTCCCCGACGACTTCCCTGAGACTGACCCTCG CCATGAGTTTGGTGTATTTGGTTATTTAGAAGGACACGAATACAGGATGTATAACACTTATGATGTACATTTCTATGCATCTTTTGCTCTCGCACAGCTGTGGCCTAATTTACaa gtCGTTCTTCAGTACATGTTCCGTGACTCGATAGCAGTAGAAACGACGAAACTTAGGCAGTCGTTATACGACGGCAAATCTTGTAAGTTTAAAATCAAGGACTCGATTCCGCACGATCTAGGTGACCCAG AGGGCATACCGTTCACACAAATCAACGCTTACAACATCCACGACGTGTCCGAGTGGCGCGACCTCAACCTGAAGTTCATCCTGCAAGTGATGCGCGACCACCGGCTGCTGCGCGCCCACAGCGCGCCCTTCGGCGACGAGCGCTGCCGCTCGCTCGCCTTCATCGACGACGTGCGCGACGGCACCGAGGACGACCTGTACGCGCGCGCCACGGGGCAGGCCGACGAcgccgcgcgcccgccgcccgcgccgcgcgcgccgcccgccgcgcccgcccgcCCCGCCGGCGTGGCCGACATCCTCGACCTGCTGTACCGCAGCTCCGAGGCCGCGGACGAGGGCGGCGAGGCGCTGGAGCCGCGCGACGCGCCGGCCGCCGTGTGGGACTGCCGCCGCTACCTGGCCGACATGTACCCCGCGTGCGCCGCGCTGCTGCGCCGCGCCGCGCTCTGGGACGACGACGGCGACGGCCTCATCGAGAACGGCGGCTTCCCGGACCAGACCTACGACGCGTGGATAATGACCGGCCCGAG CGCCTACTGCGGCGGGCTGTGGGTGGCGGCGTTGAGCGTGGTCCAGACGATGGCGCGACTACTCGGCTTCGAGGAGGACGAGAGGGAGTTCTCCAAGTGGCTGGAGCAGGCGCGCGCCTCCTACGAAAAAAAACTTTGGAACGGCTCCTACTATCGATTCGATACGAAGCCCTGTAACTCTGAGGTGGTCATGGCCGATCAGCTAGCCGGACACtg GTTTCTTCGTGCATCCGGTTGGACAGATCCAATATTCCCCGAAGCGAACGTTAAGAAAGCTTTGCATACGATATACGAGAATAACGTACTCCGTTTTTTGAATGGTCGAATGGGTGCTGTTAACGGCTTCGTGGGTGGCGCACGAGGTCACATCGACACTACCGCCATACAGAGCGAGGAGGTGTGGACCGGAGTTACGTACGGATTAGCTTCCCTCATGATTTATGAAG
- the LOC124531716 gene encoding T-cell activation inhibitor, mitochondrial isoform X2, whose translation MYCRFKIRCVVGMLSRSLSSAEVSTALRPFYFSVHPDLFGKYPEQRKINENSLQLLSALIEAQQSSKNMAVPVLPFYLRQKDMPDGNFKLVKIHLNSKNVRETVVKVLSACNISTNYVDKIPRSSSVSDSSKIDFTRAYEEYNRDFQKATDMKRKVEKKRAITNIIDWVYENSDDAKEKYEMTRATRNQVKTLIENLCKTYGIKEVKYDSGWNISHIRGALQSLTAMASQYSKYMGRTIALGQFTGVSLDGDVFLNIIDVRNEWLSLIKKVSQEDTALTEIPHYERALSSILRDIHICRRKFMPKVSAAQYCSHLRQLITSIGDFYGNGKKIPESVPESLNKYEIVVEPEAGPLMVSPTGQFITPSSCPADELIPFIAKHLDEATLLLTEYSINKHIEKALCKEVKERYGLLELHKDDSITPGLMILCCQRLLTRIDKLEMKLRGNIIYVTHYYSVLTEGVLCIPWNFK comes from the exons ATGTATTGCAGATTTAAAATACG ATGTGTAGTTGGAATGCTGAGTAGGTCTTTGAGCTCTGCGGAGGTGTCCACTGCATTAAGACCATTCTATTTTAGTGTGCATCCCGACTTATTTGGAAAATACCCAGAACAAAGA aaaataaatgaaaactcaTTGCAATTACTAAGTGCTTTAATAGAAGCTCAGCAATCTAGTAAAAATATGGCTGTACCAGTTCTGCCATTCTATTTAAGGCAGAAAGATATGCCAGATG GTAATTTTAAACTAGTAAAAATTCATCTAAATAGTAAAAATGTTAGAGAAACAGTAGTTAAAGTTTTAAGTGCCTGTAATATATCAACAAATTATGTAGATAAAATACCAAGGAGCTCAAGTGTATCTGATAGCAG taaAATTGATTTTACAAGAGCATATGAAGAATACAATAGGGACTTTCAAAAAGCAACAGATATGAAACGAAAAGTAGAAAAAAAGAGAGCAATCACTAATATCAT agaCTGGGTGTATGAAAATAGTGATGATgctaaagaaaaatatgaaatgacaAGAGCGACAAGAAATCAAGTGAAAACTCTCATAGAAAATCTCTGCAAAACATATGGTATAAAAGAA GTTAAATATGATAGTGGATGGAATATAAGTCACATAAGAGGAGCACTGCAAAGTCTCACAGCAATGGCATCTCAATATTCTAAATACATGG GCAGAACAATAGCGTTGGGTCAGTTTACGGGCGTCAGTTTAGACGGAGATGTATTCCTTAATATTATCGATGTTAGAAATGAATGGCTATCA ctcATTAAAAAAGTTAGTCAAGAAGACACGGCCTTAACAGAAATTCCCCATTACGAGAGGGCTCTTTCTAGTATACTTAGAGATATACACATTTGTAgaag gAAGTTCATGCCAAAAGTATCAGCAGCTCAATACTGTAGCCATCTTAGGCAATTGATTACATCTATTGGGGATTTTTATGGTAATGGGAAGAAAATTCCAGAATCTGTACCCGAATctctaaataaatatgaaatagttgTTGAACC TGAAGCAGGGCCTCTGATGGTTTCGCCTACAGGTCAGTTTATAACGCCTTCGTCCTGCCCTGCAGATGAACTTATACCGTTTATCGCTAAACATCTTGATGAGGCTACTTTACTTCTCACAGAATATAGCAT aaataagcaTATAGAAAAGGCTTTATGCAAAGAGGTTAAGGAGAGATATGGTCTATTAGAACTTCATAAAGACGACAGCATAACCCCAGGTCTCATGATTCTTTGTTGCCAAAGACTTCTTACTAGAATTGACAAACTCGAAATG aaattgCGTGGAAATATAATCTATGTGACCCACTACTATTCAGTGTTGACCGAAGGCGTGTTATGCATACCGTggaactttaaataa
- the LOC124531716 gene encoding T-cell activation inhibitor, mitochondrial isoform X1, whose amino-acid sequence MYCRFKIRCVVGMLSRSLSSAEVSTALRPFYFSVHPDLFGKYPEQRKINENSLQLLSALIEAQQSSKNMAVPVLPFYLRQKDMPDGNFKLVKIHLNSKNVRETVVKVLSACNISTNYVDKIPRSSSVSDSSKIDFTRAYEEYNRDFQKATDMKRKVEKKRAITNIIDWVYENSDDAKEKYEMTRATRNQVKTLIENLCKTYGIKEVKYDSGWNISHIRGALQSLTAMASQYSKYMGNLKGRTIALGQFTGVSLDGDVFLNIIDVRNEWLSLIKKVSQEDTALTEIPHYERALSSILRDIHICRRKFMPKVSAAQYCSHLRQLITSIGDFYGNGKKIPESVPESLNKYEIVVEPEAGPLMVSPTGQFITPSSCPADELIPFIAKHLDEATLLLTEYSINKHIEKALCKEVKERYGLLELHKDDSITPGLMILCCQRLLTRIDKLEMKLRGNIIYVTHYYSVLTEGVLCIPWNFK is encoded by the exons ATGTATTGCAGATTTAAAATACG ATGTGTAGTTGGAATGCTGAGTAGGTCTTTGAGCTCTGCGGAGGTGTCCACTGCATTAAGACCATTCTATTTTAGTGTGCATCCCGACTTATTTGGAAAATACCCAGAACAAAGA aaaataaatgaaaactcaTTGCAATTACTAAGTGCTTTAATAGAAGCTCAGCAATCTAGTAAAAATATGGCTGTACCAGTTCTGCCATTCTATTTAAGGCAGAAAGATATGCCAGATG GTAATTTTAAACTAGTAAAAATTCATCTAAATAGTAAAAATGTTAGAGAAACAGTAGTTAAAGTTTTAAGTGCCTGTAATATATCAACAAATTATGTAGATAAAATACCAAGGAGCTCAAGTGTATCTGATAGCAG taaAATTGATTTTACAAGAGCATATGAAGAATACAATAGGGACTTTCAAAAAGCAACAGATATGAAACGAAAAGTAGAAAAAAAGAGAGCAATCACTAATATCAT agaCTGGGTGTATGAAAATAGTGATGATgctaaagaaaaatatgaaatgacaAGAGCGACAAGAAATCAAGTGAAAACTCTCATAGAAAATCTCTGCAAAACATATGGTATAAAAGAA GTTAAATATGATAGTGGATGGAATATAAGTCACATAAGAGGAGCACTGCAAAGTCTCACAGCAATGGCATCTCAATATTCTAAATACATGGGTAATTTAAAAG GCAGAACAATAGCGTTGGGTCAGTTTACGGGCGTCAGTTTAGACGGAGATGTATTCCTTAATATTATCGATGTTAGAAATGAATGGCTATCA ctcATTAAAAAAGTTAGTCAAGAAGACACGGCCTTAACAGAAATTCCCCATTACGAGAGGGCTCTTTCTAGTATACTTAGAGATATACACATTTGTAgaag gAAGTTCATGCCAAAAGTATCAGCAGCTCAATACTGTAGCCATCTTAGGCAATTGATTACATCTATTGGGGATTTTTATGGTAATGGGAAGAAAATTCCAGAATCTGTACCCGAATctctaaataaatatgaaatagttgTTGAACC TGAAGCAGGGCCTCTGATGGTTTCGCCTACAGGTCAGTTTATAACGCCTTCGTCCTGCCCTGCAGATGAACTTATACCGTTTATCGCTAAACATCTTGATGAGGCTACTTTACTTCTCACAGAATATAGCAT aaataagcaTATAGAAAAGGCTTTATGCAAAGAGGTTAAGGAGAGATATGGTCTATTAGAACTTCATAAAGACGACAGCATAACCCCAGGTCTCATGATTCTTTGTTGCCAAAGACTTCTTACTAGAATTGACAAACTCGAAATG aaattgCGTGGAAATATAATCTATGTGACCCACTACTATTCAGTGTTGACCGAAGGCGTGTTATGCATACCGTggaactttaaataa
- the LOC124531934 gene encoding kinesin-like protein costa, translated as MDIPVQIAIRLKPPSIADSMQCIFSNPVTQIVITESGQTFHVNRALPGDCTQAHLFNSFMIPQINCFLDGCDTSVVVFGQAKSGKTYTLFGPGFECIHSECDQGIVPRFLTEIFHRLGQMPEREYILHITWMQVVNNNIFDVLGAGLVRCSNVEEAFQYLQLGWRQRCLGNNHTVFTVSMEQKWVGTNGVLNHRMSTASFCDLAAYPEPGIFALESIIKELVAGNPPKQINYDRCILTAMLRDSFGGRAFTWVIGCISTEPDDYQDTLKILNLSLCCRGIKNFVTVNLFADNNTPVYTDKTPTDNTFNLQFATTQWIKLVSNAEGLFNKILQSKSLSEADMNQVSEWLFLKAECDECLNNDMTTDNKDSGTKQGLPRIAEDTEPSEPSESDVESDSEDSDSEVLFQDKLEKLMEYFREKNDQLFADRCEEYLNHIDSDDITISETSGSQSLPIMTSQSNSGRRRTIQPGESLSGAQLELLRKVAAKAISPESQKIIIESHKKDIDPEPKLIERELLKMIDSPKTNEICKKYKITKEKYTQKQILARKLSKEISSSQTQLKELINICIAKQRLIDDLSRGISYNSRSKLYSEKSESSFVDQDTLKEIKRHEINLKTYKKQIDQIKRQIKKDEKRKNTLDVELLKDKLKLDELSESSLDVKDKKSHSIKHFTHRITQLDSILKEKTNDLAKLELSKEKELMLRKEIKNLRKTRECLHEQRCSLGHKRKMYKSLSDTEERKLLECEEAIEAIDTAIEYKNNLICGKSPSASLSDSQDNKDNRSRGEQMLMARLDKLSHDEMKTLLYRYFQKVVDLRGACAALEAGACAAAEEAGVWRARAVQAWRHAQRARPPAHHRCLDGGNAERALSFGMTTDTETSDDALRLVDRVRQLARYPPAPVIPSQNLRQLMPATNLPVAKVTKEKNKLVIVQQNKKN; from the exons ATGGATATCCCAGTACAAATAGCAATTCGGCTTAAGCCGCCAAGCATAGCTGATTCTATGCAGTGCATATTCAGTAATCCAGTAACACAGATCGTCATCACTGAGAGTGGTCAAACGTTTCACGTAAATAGAGCTCTGCCAGGAGATTGCACACAAGCTCACCTGTTCAACTCGTTTATGATACCTCAAATCAACTGTTTCTTAGATGGGTGCGATACATCAGTGGTCGTTTTCGGGCAGGCAAAATCTGGAAAAACTTATACTCTCTTTGGTCCAG GTTTTGAATGTATACATAGTGAATGTGATCAAGGAATAGTACCACGATTTTTAACAGAAATATTTCATAGGCTTGGACAAATGCCTGAAagagaatatattttacatataaccTGGATGCAAGTAgtcaacaataatatatttgatgtattGGGTGCTGGATTGGTAAGATGCTCTAATGTTGAAGAAGCTTTTCAGTATCTACAGTTAGGCTGGAGGCAAAGATGCCTTGGAAATAATCATACAGTTTTTACTGTAAGTATGGAGCAGAAGTGGGTAGGTACTAATGGTGTTCTCAACCATAGAATGTCCACTGCTAGTTTCTGTGACTTAGCAGCCTATCCAGAACCAGGTATATTTGCTTTGGAGAGCATAATTAAAGAGTTGGTAGCAGGAAACCCaccaaaacaaataaactatGATAGGTGTATTTTAACAGCCATGCTAAGAGACTCTTTCGGTGGTAGAGCATTCACATGGGTCATCGGATGTATAAGTACAGAGCCAGATGATTACCAGGATACTCTAAAGATACTTAATTTAAGCTTGTGCTGCCGGGGTATAAAGAATTTTGttactgttaatttatttgcaGACAATAATACTCCTGTGTATACAGACAAAACTCCTACTGACAATACATTTAATCTACAATTTGCTACAACGCAATGGATCAAATTAGTATCAAATGCAGAAggcctttttaataaaattttacaatcaaAGTCTTTGTCTGAGGCTGATATGAATCAAGTAAGtgaatggttatttttaaaagctGAATGTGATGAATGCTTGAATAACGATATGACAACAGACAATAAGGATAGTGGTACAAAACAAGGCTTACCTAGAATAGCTGAGGACACTGAACCAAGTGAACCTAGTGAGTCAGATGTGGAATCTGACTCTGAAGACAGTGACTCTGAAGTACTATTTCAAGACAAACTAGAAAAGTTAATGGAATATTTTAGAGAGAAAAATGACCAATTATTTGCAGATAGATGTGAAGAATATTTGAATCACATTGATTCAGATGATATAACAATATCAGAAACAAGTGGCTCACAATCATTACCAATAATGACATCTCAGTCAAATTCTGGTAGAAGAAGAACTATTCAACCTGGGGAGAGCTTATCAGGTGCTCAATTAGAATTATTAAGAAAGGTAGCAGCAAAGGCCATTTCACCTGAATCTCAGAAGATAATAATTGAATCTCACAAAAAAGATATAGATCCAGAGCCTAAGTTAATAGAgagagaattattaaaaatgattgactCACCAAAGACtaatgaaatttgtaaaaagtataaaattactaaagaaaaatatacgCAAAAGCAAATTTTAGCAAGAAAATTATCAAAAGAAATAAGTAGCAGTCAGACTCagttaaaagaattaataaatatctgtaTTGCAAAACAGAGATTAATTGATGATCTATCAAGAGGAATATCATATAACTCACGAAGTAAATTGTATTCGGAAAAGAGTGAGTCAAGTTTTGTAGATCAAGatacattaaaagaaattaaaagacatgaaataaatctaaaaacatACAAGAAACAGATAGATCAAATtaagagacaaataaaaaaggatGAAAAACGTAAAAATACATTAGATGTAGAACTtcttaaagacaaattaaaattagatgaACTTTCAGAGTCATCTCTTGatgtaaaagataaaaaatctcATTCCATAAAACATTTTACTCATAGAATAACTCAGCTAGAtagtatattaaaagaaaaaacgaaTGATTTAGCTAAATTAGAATTATCTAAAGAGAAAGAACTTATGCTaagaaaagaaataaagaaTTTGCGCAAAACTAGGGAATGTTTACATGAGCAGCGTTGTAGTTTGGGACACAAAAGGAAGATGTATAAATCTCTTTCAGACACTGAG GAACGCAAACTGCTCGAATGTGAAGAGGCCATAGAAGCCATCGACACAGCAatcgaatataaaaacaatttgatatGCGGCAAATCTCCATCGGCATCTCTTTCCGATTCGCAAGACAATAAAGACAATAGAAGTAGGGGAGAGCAGATGTTAATGGCGAGACTGGACAAGCTATCACACGACGAaatgaaaactttattatatagatattttcaaAAG GTGGTGGACCTGCGCGGCGCGTGCGCGGCGCTGGAGGCGGGCGCGTGCGCGGCGGCGGAGGAGGCGGGCGTGTGGCGCGCGCGCGCCGTGCAGGCGTGGCGACACGCACAGCGCGCGCGCCCGCCCGCGCACCACAG GTGTCTGGACGGTGGTAATGCAGAGCGTGCTCTTTCTTTCGGTATGACCACGGATACGGAAACATCGGATGACGCCTTACGACTGGTCGATCGAGTAAGACAACTCGCTAGATATCCTCCG GCTCCTGTAATTCCCAGCCAAAATTTGAGGCAGCTGATGCCAGCTACCAACCTCCCGGTAGCGAAGGTCACAAAAGAGAAGAACAAGTTAGTGATAGTGCAGCAGAACAAGAAGAACTGA